The following proteins are encoded in a genomic region of Flammeovirga pectinis:
- a CDS encoding family 14 glycosylhydrolase, with translation MKTFEVRLPYSILEPDTCFSTNDPDWTELEKWIIRGKKIGINTVLVPILWKLVEGEGKASDNTAHHIQYNWIYYRSMINKLVEHDIKIVVEFNFQMINNYEENYLCTLPDWLWGKLMEDNEEIKYLSQLKYVNKGGGSAQESVSLWADHYVLPYYEELVRSFKHNFSDISGRFIRMLISTTPQGELSYPINECAFPRRNMQCYSPTAMEDFDNYVREKYGDYISAGKKWGVEIIDKESLFVYFKENDVLQGRMYYDTLYGNDVTEWYNHSLTNHGNKLLHILQNVFSDGGFEGSRLCIRLSSAYAEKNLKNTPHLTEVGGGILSLSKKVDVKKAYTTSLDDLSVGIDRGRLRFIIPTKSRTEYKSDSEYALKLKHLLEFGDADNISFILENSSTEGINSHVIWDTSEEWLFRNHSLHGLIVNNMKALFDTTGTGSARLGELIRKVKFKDDHIERKQKSFRVMGPLHVKTHNAKRLLQDQDWITVSRQLDTMREIGVSAVSIDIWWGLVEGRQSNEFDWVYYDNMVKLIESKGLNWVPILSFHQAGGNVNDDFTQMIPLWIWGKIVEENSNLKSIEDLQYVSETGDVSVEYVSLWADTYVIPYYERFMEAFKQRYKKYAWMTDEINVSLGPAGELRYPSYNSHDWGDYPNRGTLQCYSRLAVEDFQRHIVNIYGSLDYINEVWHTAYESAEEIPMPDADELFKNNNYSTSRYGLDFFNWYNESLAKHGNKVIRRATEIFNDEFENVPVGFKMPGIHWLISDPNQPRVAEITAGLIAPYPNINASDRDEYTEMLKKIIDKDFKDKVVLHFTCLEKMNKDWEGYSRAEDLVMWFSNAAKKLDIQVMGENALYHELYSDSGWEQIEKALTRANTSYSGLTILRMQNLFSDNNFAIEKYAELINKLR, from the coding sequence ATGAAGACTTTTGAAGTCCGTTTACCATATTCTATCTTAGAGCCAGACACTTGTTTTTCTACGAATGATCCAGATTGGACAGAGTTAGAGAAGTGGATTATTCGAGGTAAAAAAATAGGAATAAATACTGTATTAGTACCAATTTTATGGAAACTTGTAGAAGGAGAAGGTAAAGCTTCTGACAATACAGCTCATCATATACAGTATAATTGGATATACTACAGAAGTATGATTAATAAACTCGTAGAACACGATATAAAAATTGTGGTCGAGTTTAATTTTCAGATGATCAATAATTACGAAGAGAATTACTTATGTACTTTACCAGATTGGCTATGGGGAAAACTCATGGAAGACAACGAGGAAATTAAGTACTTAAGTCAGCTTAAATATGTAAATAAAGGTGGAGGTAGTGCGCAAGAATCTGTTTCTTTATGGGCAGACCATTATGTACTTCCTTACTACGAAGAATTAGTTAGATCTTTCAAACATAATTTTTCAGATATATCAGGACGATTTATTAGGATGCTTATTTCTACAACTCCGCAAGGAGAATTAAGCTACCCCATTAATGAATGTGCTTTCCCTAGAAGAAACATGCAATGTTATTCTCCTACAGCAATGGAGGATTTTGACAATTATGTTCGAGAAAAATATGGAGATTATATCTCTGCAGGAAAAAAGTGGGGAGTAGAAATAATAGATAAGGAAAGCTTATTTGTTTATTTTAAAGAGAATGATGTACTCCAAGGGCGTATGTATTACGATACATTGTATGGAAATGATGTTACAGAATGGTATAACCACTCTTTAACAAACCATGGAAATAAGTTATTACATATTCTTCAGAATGTATTTTCTGATGGTGGCTTTGAAGGGTCAAGATTATGTATACGTTTATCTTCTGCTTATGCAGAGAAGAACTTAAAAAATACACCTCACCTTACAGAAGTAGGAGGAGGGATATTATCATTGAGTAAAAAAGTTGATGTTAAGAAAGCATACACTACTTCTCTAGATGATTTATCAGTAGGTATAGATAGAGGTCGTTTACGTTTTATTATCCCTACAAAAAGTAGAACAGAGTATAAATCTGATTCAGAATACGCATTAAAATTAAAACATCTGTTGGAGTTTGGTGATGCTGATAATATTAGTTTCATCTTAGAAAATTCATCAACAGAAGGAATAAACTCTCACGTAATATGGGATACGTCTGAAGAATGGTTATTTAGAAATCATAGCTTACATGGTTTGATTGTAAATAACATGAAGGCGTTATTTGATACTACAGGTACTGGTAGCGCTCGTTTAGGAGAGCTAATCAGAAAAGTGAAGTTTAAGGATGATCATATTGAAAGAAAACAAAAATCTTTCCGTGTGATGGGACCACTTCATGTAAAAACACACAATGCAAAAAGATTACTTCAAGATCAGGATTGGATAACTGTTTCGAGACAGTTAGATACAATGAGAGAAATTGGAGTAAGTGCAGTTTCTATAGATATTTGGTGGGGATTAGTAGAAGGTCGTCAGTCTAATGAATTTGATTGGGTATACTATGATAACATGGTAAAACTAATTGAATCTAAAGGATTAAATTGGGTGCCAATATTATCATTCCACCAAGCAGGAGGTAACGTAAACGATGATTTTACACAAATGATTCCACTTTGGATTTGGGGTAAAATTGTTGAAGAAAATTCGAACCTTAAATCGATAGAAGATTTACAATATGTTTCAGAAACAGGTGATGTAAGTGTCGAATATGTGTCTTTATGGGCAGATACTTATGTAATTCCTTACTACGAACGTTTTATGGAAGCATTTAAGCAACGCTATAAAAAGTATGCTTGGATGACTGATGAAATTAATGTGAGTTTAGGACCTGCTGGTGAGTTAAGATATCCTTCTTATAACTCTCATGATTGGGGAGATTATCCTAACCGTGGTACATTACAATGCTATAGTAGACTAGCAGTAGAAGATTTTCAGCGTCATATTGTAAATATCTACGGTAGTTTAGATTACATAAATGAGGTTTGGCATACAGCGTACGAGTCAGCAGAAGAAATTCCAATGCCTGATGCAGATGAGTTATTTAAAAATAATAATTATTCTACATCACGTTACGGGCTAGATTTCTTTAATTGGTACAACGAAAGCCTTGCTAAGCATGGAAATAAAGTAATTAGAAGAGCAACAGAAATCTTTAACGATGAGTTTGAAAATGTACCTGTAGGTTTTAAAATGCCTGGTATTCACTGGTTAATTAGTGATCCTAATCAACCCCGTGTAGCAGAAATTACTGCAGGTTTAATAGCTCCTTATCCGAATATTAATGCATCTGATCGTGATGAATATACGGAGATGTTAAAGAAAATTATAGATAAAGACTTTAAAGATAAAGTGGTACTTCACTTTACTTGTTTAGAAAAAATGAACAAGGATTGGGAAGGATACTCTAGAGCTGAAGACCTTGTAATGTGGTTCTCTAATGCTGCTAAGAAATTAGACATTCAGGTAATGGGAGAAAATGCCCTTTACCATGAGTTGTACTCAGACTCAGGATGGGAGCAAATAGAGAAAGCATTAACTCGTGCAAATACAAGTTATTCGGGGCTTACAATACTAAGAATGCAAAACTTATTCTCGGATAATAACTTTGCCATTGAAAAATATGCAGAGTTAATCAATAAGTTGAGATAA
- the tpiA gene encoding triose-phosphate isomerase: MRQKIVAGNWKMNLLKEEAESLASEVVNMAKDETPSDVKVIMCTPFVHLSKVKSLIGNSANVFVGAQNCYTEPSGAFTGEISAPQLASYGIDYVILGHSERREYFGESNEMLAKKTDAVLANNMLPIFCFGEVLEEREAGTQKAVVEKQLSEGIFHLSAEDFGKVVLAYEPVWAIGTGKTASSAQAQEMHKDIRDMVAAKYGQEVADATPILYGGSAKPSNAQELFAQPDVDGGLIGGASLASRDFIEISKSY; encoded by the coding sequence ATGAGACAAAAAATTGTAGCAGGTAACTGGAAAATGAACCTTCTTAAAGAAGAAGCAGAATCATTAGCATCTGAAGTAGTAAACATGGCAAAGGATGAAACTCCTTCTGATGTAAAAGTTATTATGTGTACTCCATTTGTTCACTTGAGCAAAGTGAAGTCATTAATCGGAAACTCAGCAAACGTATTTGTTGGTGCACAAAACTGTTACACAGAACCTAGTGGTGCTTTTACAGGAGAGATTTCTGCTCCTCAATTAGCTTCTTACGGTATCGATTATGTAATCTTAGGTCACTCTGAGCGTCGTGAGTATTTTGGTGAGTCTAACGAAATGTTAGCTAAAAAGACTGATGCAGTTTTAGCAAATAACATGCTTCCAATCTTCTGTTTTGGAGAAGTATTAGAAGAGCGTGAGGCTGGTACTCAAAAAGCAGTTGTTGAAAAACAATTATCAGAAGGTATTTTCCACCTTTCTGCAGAAGACTTTGGTAAAGTAGTTTTAGCATACGAGCCAGTTTGGGCTATCGGTACTGGTAAAACAGCTTCTTCAGCACAAGCGCAAGAAATGCACAAAGATATTCGTGATATGGTTGCTGCTAAATATGGTCAAGAAGTTGCAGATGCAACTCCTATCCTTTATGGTGGTTCTGCTAAACCAAGTAACGCACAAGAATTATTCGCTCAACCAGATGTTGACGGTGGTTTAATTGGTGGTGCTTCTTTAGCTTCAAGAGACTTCATCGAAATCTCAAAATCATACTAA
- a CDS encoding porin family protein, with product MKNIKKLFLAALLIVSGLSTASAQDLIGISYNMALPSNSSTITDASFRGGNLEYRHFLNDNLSIGASIGFNYFNQNFGNKTFSSENSAISGETYENSTSLSTLATAHYYLGNLGGIRPYAGVGIGAAGTYFTSQVGGVAVSDQYWGFAVAPEVGVIVPLGDAGVSLLGNVKYNYQTAAQGYDSVAYWGFNIGLAFDF from the coding sequence ATGAAAAACATTAAAAAATTATTCCTTGCAGCTTTATTAATTGTTTCAGGATTATCAACAGCATCAGCACAAGATCTTATTGGAATTTCTTATAACATGGCACTACCATCTAATAGTAGTACTATTACAGATGCTTCTTTTAGAGGTGGTAACTTAGAGTACAGACATTTCTTAAATGATAATTTATCTATTGGTGCAAGTATTGGTTTTAATTATTTCAATCAGAATTTCGGGAATAAGACTTTTTCTTCAGAAAATTCAGCTATTTCAGGTGAAACATATGAGAATTCGACTTCTTTATCAACATTAGCAACCGCTCATTATTATTTAGGTAACCTAGGTGGTATTAGACCTTATGCAGGTGTTGGAATTGGTGCAGCAGGAACATATTTTACTAGTCAAGTTGGTGGTGTAGCTGTTTCAGATCAGTATTGGGGTTTTGCAGTAGCACCAGAAGTAGGTGTAATTGTACCTCTGGGAGATGCAGGAGTATCATTACTTGGTAACGTAAAGTATAACTATCAAACAGCAGCTCAAGGTTATGACAGTGTAGCTTATTGGGGCTTTAATATTGGTTTAGCCTTCGATTTCTAA
- a CDS encoding helix-turn-helix domain-containing protein, with translation MLLLSIKVLELSNYKEYRYTMEVSPFQSALESWAKIFEGKLTDNTIKFDNALGKGTIKGFQCNEYIEVFCFKFHLKQKITTSGKKLSEIAEFRPIFFGDPDGNKTLGIEQDQDNELDEVTVENFPILTQGVFATNSKDSMTWDFNPNRDIHFISIRIKDSHFKELIKKSPNVEKIFSDEKSYYIFEEFDPIMHGMFWRIYTFKEDEVFLNELVHACALHLLAVFFSKIHEREELLESNKYPINTKAVFMARTILKKELNKQIHIDDLARECGLSASRLRALYKQVFGITIHQFHQNVRLDEARTLLRGGEKTMSMIAMDLGFSSASHFSAAFKKQFGYTPREFKDNLNISR, from the coding sequence TTGCTATTATTATCAATTAAAGTTTTAGAATTAAGCAATTACAAAGAATATAGATATACTATGGAAGTATCACCTTTTCAGTCAGCCTTAGAATCTTGGGCAAAAATATTTGAAGGAAAATTAACAGACAATACTATAAAGTTTGATAATGCTCTAGGAAAAGGAACTATTAAGGGTTTTCAGTGTAATGAATATATAGAAGTATTTTGTTTTAAATTTCACCTAAAACAAAAGATCACTACATCAGGAAAAAAATTAAGCGAAATAGCGGAATTTAGACCAATATTCTTTGGAGATCCAGATGGTAATAAAACTCTTGGTATTGAGCAGGATCAAGATAATGAACTTGATGAAGTAACTGTAGAGAATTTCCCAATACTTACACAAGGGGTTTTTGCTACAAATAGTAAAGACTCAATGACATGGGATTTTAACCCGAATAGAGATATTCATTTTATATCAATTAGAATAAAAGACTCGCATTTTAAGGAGTTAATCAAAAAGTCTCCGAATGTAGAAAAGATTTTTAGCGATGAAAAGTCTTATTACATCTTCGAAGAGTTTGATCCAATAATGCATGGTATGTTTTGGCGTATCTATACTTTTAAAGAAGATGAAGTCTTTCTAAATGAATTAGTACATGCGTGTGCACTCCATTTATTGGCTGTGTTCTTTTCTAAAATTCATGAACGAGAAGAATTATTAGAATCGAATAAATACCCTATAAATACGAAAGCTGTTTTTATGGCTCGTACAATTCTAAAAAAAGAATTAAACAAGCAAATACATATTGATGATCTAGCAAGGGAATGCGGATTAAGTGCAAGTAGACTAAGAGCTTTATATAAACAGGTTTTTGGAATAACAATACATCAGTTTCATCAAAATGTTCGATTAGACGAAGCTAGAACCTTATTAAGAGGAGGTGAAAAGACAATGTCTATGATAGCCATGGATTTAGGGTTTTCTAGTGCAAGTCATTTCTCAGCAGCTTTTAAGAAGCAATTTGGTTACACACCAAGAGAGTTTAAGGACAATTTGAATATAAGTAGGTAA
- a CDS encoding DUF4136 domain-containing protein: protein MKKINYIVLALASLFSITSCNTNDEYPDQVSDYDTVITNKNADYDDSYSTAKTFSVPNYVVHIGEESSEDYQLTSTDEIIINETISEMKAAGYTFIQENETDKPDLVVLPYSFDNTVVGSITAWPTYGDWGGYWGGYWGGYWGWNDMYPMGGYPYYGGYPMTSYYSYDQGTVILEMVDNRETVVTDGENQVPVIWQGILNGTETNLVDNQNRIKSGIDQMFIQSPYILAN, encoded by the coding sequence ATGAAAAAAATTAATTACATCGTTTTAGCTTTAGCATCATTATTCTCAATTACTTCTTGTAATACAAATGATGAATATCCAGATCAAGTTTCTGATTATGATACAGTAATCACAAATAAAAATGCTGATTATGACGATAGCTACTCTACAGCAAAAACATTTAGCGTTCCAAATTATGTAGTACATATTGGAGAAGAATCTTCAGAAGATTATCAATTAACATCTACAGATGAAATAATAATTAATGAGACAATTTCAGAAATGAAAGCGGCAGGTTACACTTTCATTCAAGAAAATGAGACAGACAAACCTGACTTAGTAGTTCTTCCTTATTCTTTTGATAATACAGTTGTTGGTTCTATCACAGCATGGCCAACTTACGGTGACTGGGGTGGTTACTGGGGCGGCTATTGGGGTGGCTACTGGGGTTGGAATGATATGTATCCAATGGGTGGTTATCCTTACTACGGTGGTTATCCAATGACATCTTATTATTCTTACGATCAAGGTACTGTGATTTTAGAGATGGTAGACAATAGAGAAACAGTTGTGACAGATGGCGAAAATCAGGTTCCAGTAATTTGGCAAGGCATTTTAAATGGTACTGAAACAAACTTAGTAGATAATCAAAACCGTATAAAAAGTGGTATTGATCAAATGTTTATCCAATCTCCATACATCTTAGCAAACTAA